From Gimesia panareensis, the proteins below share one genomic window:
- the bioD gene encoding dethiobiotin synthase yields the protein MDVFPLQIPGFMVVGTDTDVGKTFVSAAIARQLTAEGVRTGVYKPACSGSVADESTGQPCWQDVELLRQAIGATELPTERICPQTFHAPLAPPVAAEKEGRQIDETLLLEGVRWWESQVEFLIVEGVGGVLCPLSSQQLIVDFAEKLQYPLLIVARAGLGTINHSLLTIEVLQQRGLTIAGLILNDVDPELSDESRLSNAEQIQKWTSVPVLSFVPFDWQSNLLRYQTQDRIDWRQLSQDLL from the coding sequence GTGGACGTATTTCCATTACAGATCCCCGGATTCATGGTCGTAGGAACCGATACGGATGTCGGTAAAACCTTTGTCTCCGCCGCCATCGCGCGGCAGTTGACCGCTGAAGGGGTCCGCACCGGCGTTTATAAACCGGCGTGCAGTGGGAGTGTGGCAGACGAATCGACGGGGCAACCCTGCTGGCAAGATGTCGAACTCCTGCGGCAGGCTATTGGTGCGACTGAACTTCCGACCGAACGGATCTGCCCGCAGACGTTTCACGCCCCGCTCGCACCTCCGGTCGCCGCGGAAAAAGAGGGGCGGCAGATCGACGAAACCCTGCTCCTCGAAGGAGTTCGCTGGTGGGAATCCCAGGTGGAATTTCTGATTGTCGAAGGCGTCGGTGGCGTTCTGTGCCCCCTCTCTTCTCAGCAGTTGATCGTGGATTTTGCTGAGAAGCTGCAATATCCACTGCTGATTGTGGCCCGGGCCGGCCTGGGAACCATCAATCACAGCCTGCTCACCATCGAAGTCCTCCAGCAGCGCGGCCTGACCATCGCCGGACTGATCCTGAACGACGTCGATCCTGAACTCAGTGATGAATCCCGCCTCTCCAATGCCGAACAGATCCAGAAATGGACAAGCGTGCCTGTTTTATCTTTTGTCCCCTTTGACTGGCAATCAAACTTGCTTCGGTACCAGACTCAGGACAGAATAGACTGGAGACAGTTATCGCAGGATCTCCTCTGA
- a CDS encoding prolipoprotein diacylglyceryl transferase, whose translation MSIEVACPACGGSIQIEEAGEVVACPLCQVHLQIDPETSEALLVSMETDEEPEATPESAESPEAEAATTETGEETKAASPFDFLPGGHQAPKAETRETPKFDFLPGGSSESAENESAENESAEVTEPEVTDEPAEETPTEAAAPPAEEATVEAADADTEEASPFAFLSEGNQPPRTETRETPKFDFLPGGSNETADKEPAEVTEPEATEEQVEETPSETAEATTEEAAAAVEETDTEATPAESEAASPFSFLPGGNAGESTPEETAPPANNFAFLPGGDGADTEESEATEETVAETEAESTTEVETSAAETSESEATEAAATPEETSSEATTPAETTTAETESTEAEAEAAETAESTPATPEPAAPAPQSYRKEKVVPKKLFTLTLTYAIAATIMVAMLLYAKYQGDPHQLESLPDLKPPIKNDEIALQLVPENAELPPGHTLQLGGPGRRFGNVMVTPLRVTRGPLEFEHYTGDASKTREHTAGDVLKLYLKFENMSDDQTFEPLDQKLLLSRVPGKTPDSLRANNFVCRLDQQKPDGERVLVYDMPPSWEWNLKGQNINRETTPQKLAPGESFETYIATNEQGIDSLTGELVWRVQIRKGYNPKSQRGVTTLIDVVFNSDQIQKEVPTESKAALPTS comes from the coding sequence ATGAGTATTGAAGTTGCCTGCCCCGCCTGTGGAGGTTCCATCCAAATCGAAGAAGCCGGCGAAGTCGTCGCCTGCCCGCTCTGTCAGGTACATCTGCAGATCGATCCTGAAACGAGTGAGGCTCTCCTGGTCTCCATGGAAACAGACGAGGAGCCAGAGGCCACACCAGAATCAGCTGAGTCCCCTGAGGCTGAAGCAGCGACCACTGAAACGGGCGAAGAAACGAAAGCAGCCTCCCCCTTTGACTTTCTTCCCGGGGGTCATCAGGCCCCGAAAGCCGAAACACGCGAAACACCCAAATTCGATTTCCTCCCCGGTGGTTCAAGCGAATCTGCCGAAAACGAATCTGCCGAAAACGAATCAGCAGAGGTAACCGAACCAGAGGTCACAGACGAACCAGCCGAAGAGACACCGACGGAAGCTGCGGCACCACCTGCTGAGGAAGCCACCGTAGAAGCAGCAGATGCCGATACCGAAGAAGCCTCTCCCTTCGCGTTCCTTTCGGAAGGTAATCAGCCTCCCAGAACTGAGACGCGTGAAACACCTAAATTCGATTTCCTGCCCGGTGGCTCAAACGAAACTGCTGACAAAGAACCGGCAGAGGTAACCGAACCAGAAGCCACAGAAGAACAAGTAGAAGAGACGCCGTCTGAAACTGCGGAAGCAACAACAGAGGAAGCTGCAGCAGCAGTTGAAGAGACCGACACTGAGGCGACTCCCGCGGAATCAGAAGCCGCTTCCCCATTCTCCTTCCTCCCAGGCGGCAACGCTGGTGAGTCAACACCGGAGGAAACTGCCCCGCCCGCAAACAACTTCGCATTTCTCCCCGGTGGCGACGGAGCTGACACCGAGGAATCAGAGGCCACAGAAGAAACGGTGGCCGAAACGGAAGCTGAGTCGACCACAGAGGTCGAAACCTCAGCTGCTGAAACCTCCGAATCGGAAGCAACCGAAGCAGCAGCCACGCCCGAGGAGACCAGCAGCGAAGCGACCACTCCTGCAGAAACCACCACTGCCGAGACTGAGTCGACTGAGGCTGAAGCGGAAGCGGCCGAGACTGCCGAGTCCACCCCTGCGACCCCGGAACCGGCAGCTCCTGCACCGCAAAGCTACCGTAAAGAAAAAGTCGTCCCCAAAAAACTGTTCACCCTGACGCTGACATACGCGATCGCCGCCACCATCATGGTCGCCATGCTGCTCTATGCAAAGTACCAGGGTGATCCCCATCAGTTGGAAAGCCTGCCCGACCTGAAACCTCCGATTAAGAATGATGAGATTGCCTTGCAACTGGTTCCGGAAAATGCGGAACTCCCGCCCGGTCATACCCTGCAGCTGGGTGGTCCGGGAAGACGCTTTGGCAATGTCATGGTCACCCCGCTCCGTGTGACCCGCGGACCGCTGGAATTCGAACACTACACCGGCGATGCGAGCAAAACCCGCGAGCATACTGCGGGCGACGTCTTAAAACTCTATCTCAAATTCGAAAACATGTCGGACGATCAGACCTTCGAACCTTTAGATCAGAAACTGCTGCTCTCCCGCGTCCCCGGCAAGACCCCCGACTCCCTGCGGGCCAATAACTTTGTCTGCCGCCTCGATCAGCAGAAACCGGACGGCGAGCGGGTCCTCGTGTACGACATGCCCCCTTCCTGGGAATGGAATCTCAAAGGTCAGAACATCAATCGCGAGACGACACCACAGAAGCTCGCGCCAGGGGAAAGTTTTGAAACCTATATCGCCACGAATGAACAAGGGATTGATTCCCTTACCGGCGAGTTGGTCTGGCGGGTGCAGATCCGTAAAGGCTACAACCCCAAATCGCAGCGCGGCGTGACGACGCTGATTGATGTCGTCTTCAACAGCGATCAGATTCAGAAAGAAGTCCCTACGGAAAGCAAGGCAGCACTGCCCACCAGCTGA
- a CDS encoding Do family serine endopeptidase: protein MFAIIGSACLVGAAVGMAQKDVSSDVPVAANVHELSNVFRQVSKRAMPSIVSIETVSKTSQVADQKVMPFGDNSPFKDLFENDPRFKDMLKQQQGQPRRAPRRMGTGSGFIINKSGLIMTNSHVVNGADVVKVVLNDGREFTATDIKTDPRSDVAVIKIDAPDLVAIPLGDSSKMEIGDWVLAIGNPFGIGMSVTNGIISAKGRGPGINDREDYLQTDAAINPGNSGGPLLNLRGEVIGINTAISSRSGGYDGVGFAIPVNMARWVSGELIHHGKVKRSFLGVGIQPISNDLSKSFDIKVGQGAIITQVMEGSPAAKADLKTGDIILKFAGKEVSGPRNLQGIVEMLEVGDSYTMELLRDGKHINKQVTMQEMPNSFSVAKNESPLDDSSKKKQKTSVNDLKIEVQALTKDLASQLGYSDDVHGVVITSVEPGSAAEEAGLMKGMIIEKIGTTEVSTMDQFNLGLKEAKDKDSVLLLVRNHSGARFIVVQK, encoded by the coding sequence ATGTTCGCTATTATTGGTAGCGCATGTCTGGTCGGTGCAGCAGTGGGAATGGCCCAGAAGGATGTCTCTTCTGACGTGCCTGTCGCTGCCAACGTTCATGAGTTGTCGAACGTCTTCCGCCAGGTCAGTAAGCGGGCGATGCCTTCGATCGTGTCGATAGAGACTGTCAGCAAAACGTCCCAGGTGGCAGATCAAAAGGTGATGCCGTTTGGTGACAATTCACCATTCAAAGATCTGTTTGAAAATGATCCCCGTTTCAAAGACATGTTGAAGCAGCAGCAGGGTCAGCCCCGTCGTGCTCCCCGTCGGATGGGAACCGGTTCCGGGTTCATTATCAATAAATCCGGTCTGATTATGACCAACTCCCACGTAGTGAATGGGGCCGATGTTGTTAAAGTGGTCCTGAATGACGGCCGTGAATTCACCGCGACCGACATTAAGACAGACCCCCGTTCTGATGTGGCAGTGATTAAGATCGATGCTCCTGATCTGGTTGCGATTCCGCTGGGCGACAGCTCCAAGATGGAAATCGGTGACTGGGTACTGGCAATCGGTAACCCGTTTGGGATCGGGATGAGTGTGACCAACGGTATCATCAGTGCTAAAGGTCGTGGTCCCGGGATCAATGATCGCGAAGACTACCTGCAGACAGACGCTGCCATCAACCCTGGTAACAGTGGTGGTCCGTTGTTGAACCTGCGTGGTGAAGTGATCGGTATCAATACCGCCATCTCCAGCCGCAGCGGTGGATACGATGGTGTCGGATTTGCGATTCCTGTAAATATGGCTCGCTGGGTCTCTGGAGAACTGATCCATCATGGTAAGGTGAAACGTTCCTTCCTGGGCGTAGGCATCCAGCCGATCAGCAATGATCTCTCCAAGTCCTTCGATATCAAAGTCGGACAGGGCGCTATCATCACTCAGGTGATGGAAGGTTCTCCTGCTGCTAAAGCAGACTTGAAGACAGGTGATATCATCCTGAAGTTTGCAGGGAAAGAAGTCTCCGGTCCTCGGAATCTGCAGGGTATCGTAGAAATGCTGGAAGTCGGTGACTCCTACACGATGGAACTGCTGCGGGATGGCAAGCACATCAACAAGCAGGTCACAATGCAGGAAATGCCGAACAGCTTCTCAGTAGCCAAAAATGAGTCTCCCCTGGATGACTCCAGCAAAAAGAAGCAGAAGACCAGCGTTAACGATCTGAAGATTGAAGTTCAGGCCCTGACTAAAGACCTGGCCAGTCAGCTGGGCTACTCGGACGACGTTCACGGGGTGGTGATCACCTCAGTCGAGCCTGGTAGTGCTGCAGAGGAAGCCGGTCTGATGAAAGGCATGATTATTGAAAAGATTGGGACAACTGAAGTGTCTACCATGGATCAGTTCAATCTTGGATTGAAAGAAGCAAAGGACAAAGACAGCGTTCTGCTGCTGGTCCGGAACCACAGTGGTGCCCGCTTCATTGTGGTCCAGAAGTAG
- the rnc gene encoding ribonuclease III codes for MLYDLNPAEIDQLLEECQHNLGYAFADIELLKCCLTHTSAAKTRMDSNERLEFLGDAILGSLVCEKLFHQFPNSPEGELTRIKSAVVSRNTCTRLAREKDLDRFIFVGKGLAMTETLPESLLAGMFEAIIAGIYLDGGMEPVHQFLDPLIERENSKASRSVHGFNYKSLLQQYSQKKFSQTPIYELVDEKGPDHSKFFKVTAIIGEIQYEPAWGSTKKEAEQRAALNALRKNEDEHGEEWELPSMPDDV; via the coding sequence ATGCTGTACGATCTCAATCCCGCAGAGATCGACCAACTCCTTGAGGAGTGTCAACACAATCTGGGTTATGCATTTGCTGACATCGAACTGCTGAAATGCTGTCTGACTCATACTTCTGCCGCCAAAACCCGCATGGATTCCAATGAACGCCTCGAATTCCTGGGCGACGCAATTCTGGGTTCGCTGGTGTGCGAGAAACTGTTCCATCAGTTTCCGAATTCGCCGGAAGGAGAACTCACCCGCATCAAATCGGCCGTAGTCAGCCGCAACACCTGCACGCGACTCGCACGGGAAAAAGACCTCGACCGGTTCATCTTCGTCGGCAAAGGCCTCGCAATGACCGAGACGCTCCCGGAATCGCTGCTGGCTGGCATGTTCGAAGCCATCATCGCCGGCATCTACCTGGATGGCGGTATGGAACCGGTGCACCAGTTTCTGGATCCCCTGATCGAGCGCGAAAATTCGAAAGCCTCCCGCTCCGTGCATGGATTCAATTACAAGAGCCTGCTGCAGCAATACTCACAAAAGAAGTTTTCTCAGACGCCCATCTACGAACTGGTCGACGAAAAAGGCCCCGATCATTCCAAGTTTTTCAAAGTGACCGCCATCATCGGCGAGATCCAGTACGAACCTGCCTGGGGTTCTACCAAGAAAGAAGCCGAACAACGGGCCGCCCTCAACGCACTCAGGAAAAACGAAGACGAACATGGCGAAGAATGGGAACTCCCTTCGATGCCCGATGACGTCTGA
- a CDS encoding transglutaminase-like domain-containing protein has translation MRNAVLGASLCLLRLLSGCAEQPVPAVETESPQQQQATAVQEKEVWQVIYVNDQRIGYARSQTQREGQGESQIVQQQSDSYLKLKRFGQDLNLETHLQTKETPGGELLSYMFEMQNPPAGATVSEGEIRDGTLQIKTKVANQVKQSQLKWESTFHSPSYIEQFFQQHPMQPGEEQSFSMLLPEYNKVTRVDLKAREYKQTELYGGAQAECLHVEMNQSLLPGMTIDLYVTREGKIPKTVADFLGSAMITYTVSKEVALEALSGKELDLAVQTLIKVKPIPGAHQTEKVVYEITLADGDPTSVLPESETQEVKKLDVHRARLTVRKAAAPQAFPEAKVDAEYLQPTQFLQSDDPRVIEHAKQAVQSETNPWKQAVLMEKYVREHLRKKNFSTALASAAEVAKNMEGDCTEHAVLLAAMLRAMKLPSRVAVGLVYIQSRASFGGHMWTEVYLDGRWIPLDATLGQGGIGAGHIKLADSSLSENAPAPLAIFLPILQAVGKLSIEVVETTPGTTR, from the coding sequence ATGCGAAACGCTGTTCTGGGAGCCAGTCTGTGCCTCTTGAGGCTGCTGTCTGGCTGCGCCGAGCAACCGGTCCCGGCGGTAGAAACCGAATCCCCACAGCAGCAACAGGCAACTGCAGTGCAGGAAAAGGAGGTCTGGCAGGTGATCTACGTCAACGATCAACGGATCGGATATGCCCGTTCCCAGACCCAACGGGAAGGCCAGGGAGAGAGCCAGATCGTTCAACAGCAGAGCGATTCTTATCTGAAACTGAAGCGGTTCGGCCAGGATTTGAACCTGGAAACGCATCTGCAGACCAAAGAGACTCCCGGCGGCGAATTGCTGTCTTACATGTTTGAAATGCAGAATCCCCCTGCGGGGGCGACTGTGTCTGAGGGTGAGATCCGCGACGGGACACTGCAGATCAAAACCAAAGTTGCTAATCAGGTGAAACAGTCACAGTTGAAATGGGAGTCAACGTTTCATTCTCCCAGCTATATAGAGCAGTTTTTCCAGCAGCATCCAATGCAGCCGGGAGAGGAGCAGTCATTTTCGATGCTGCTGCCAGAATACAATAAAGTCACCAGAGTCGATCTCAAAGCCCGTGAGTATAAACAGACGGAATTATACGGCGGAGCTCAGGCAGAATGCCTGCATGTGGAGATGAACCAGTCGCTGTTGCCGGGGATGACGATCGATTTATATGTCACGCGGGAGGGGAAGATTCCCAAGACGGTGGCCGACTTTCTGGGGTCGGCAATGATTACCTACACGGTCAGTAAAGAGGTGGCTTTAGAAGCGTTGTCCGGCAAGGAGCTGGATCTGGCGGTACAGACGCTGATCAAGGTCAAGCCGATACCCGGTGCCCATCAGACGGAGAAGGTGGTCTACGAGATTACGCTGGCGGATGGCGATCCAACTTCCGTGCTGCCGGAGAGTGAGACCCAGGAAGTGAAAAAGCTGGACGTCCATCGAGCCCGGCTCACCGTACGCAAGGCAGCGGCCCCGCAGGCGTTTCCTGAAGCAAAAGTGGATGCGGAATATCTGCAGCCCACCCAGTTTCTCCAGTCTGACGATCCACGCGTGATCGAACATGCAAAGCAGGCGGTGCAGTCAGAGACCAACCCCTGGAAGCAGGCGGTGTTGATGGAAAAATATGTGCGCGAGCATCTGCGGAAGAAGAACTTTTCGACGGCACTGGCCTCTGCCGCGGAAGTGGCGAAGAATATGGAAGGGGATTGTACGGAACATGCCGTCCTGCTGGCAGCGATGCTGCGAGCCATGAAGCTGCCTTCGCGGGTCGCGGTCGGTCTGGTCTATATTCAGAGCCGGGCCAGCTTCGGCGGGCATATGTGGACCGAAGTCTATCTGGATGGTCGCTGGATTCCCCTGGACGCGACTCTGGGTCAAGGGGGGATTGGTGCAGGCCATATCAAACTGGCTGATTCCAGTCTGTCAGAGAATGCCCCGGCTCCGCTGGCGATCTTTTTACCTATCTTGCAGGCAGTGGGTAAACTCTCGATTGAAGTCGTTGAGACCACTCCCGGTACGACCCGCTGA
- a CDS encoding BON domain-containing protein, which produces MKRYRKWVLTLGIMAVTPGITMAGPLDFFTKKSEQSSSTAVPGKISNNQKVANDIADVLRKARLTGYNMEIEYNKGVAVLSGIIPTAAQKAQATALISRVNGVSRVDNRLIVTADARRTAAAPAPETKKSSLNPFRRADDVVQASASADPFLKGSLQQAQFEQSVENRRSNVQTISHQAPAPRSAGVSNQQMAEQLAKALGPALASAHEVEIRFKNGTAILQGSIGSPREKQMASQIAQSVPGVRAVENRLQVQASAPQTSMIQPTNYMNYQAPNPGPGGAPMMSPQPGMGPVANNVYNSPHLPETAWPTYANYPNYAQVAYPSQYSASAFPYIGPFYPYPQVPLGWRQAQLEWDDGSWKLNFRPRTDRWWWFMNPKNW; this is translated from the coding sequence ATGAAACGGTATCGTAAGTGGGTCTTGACGCTGGGGATCATGGCGGTGACTCCCGGTATCACAATGGCCGGACCCTTGGATTTCTTCACGAAGAAATCTGAACAGTCTAGTTCGACCGCTGTCCCGGGCAAAATTTCCAACAATCAGAAAGTCGCCAATGACATTGCCGACGTTCTGCGAAAAGCCCGGTTAACCGGTTACAACATGGAAATCGAATACAACAAAGGAGTTGCAGTCCTGAGCGGTATAATCCCGACTGCGGCTCAAAAAGCTCAGGCGACTGCACTGATCTCACGGGTTAACGGCGTCTCTCGCGTCGACAACCGTCTGATCGTGACCGCTGACGCCCGTAGAACGGCTGCTGCACCGGCTCCTGAGACGAAGAAATCGAGCCTCAATCCTTTCCGCAGAGCCGACGACGTTGTCCAGGCTTCTGCCTCAGCAGATCCCTTCCTCAAAGGATCACTGCAACAGGCTCAGTTTGAACAGTCCGTGGAAAACCGTCGTTCTAACGTGCAGACCATCTCCCATCAGGCTCCTGCTCCTCGCAGTGCCGGTGTGAGTAACCAGCAGATGGCAGAACAACTGGCCAAAGCACTGGGACCTGCCCTGGCCTCAGCCCACGAAGTGGAAATCCGCTTCAAGAACGGCACCGCCATCCTGCAGGGATCCATCGGATCTCCCCGGGAAAAACAGATGGCATCCCAGATTGCCCAGAGCGTGCCGGGTGTCAGAGCCGTGGAAAACCGTCTGCAGGTGCAGGCTTCTGCTCCCCAGACATCGATGATTCAACCCACGAACTACATGAATTATCAGGCTCCAAATCCTGGTCCTGGTGGTGCTCCCATGATGTCACCCCAGCCTGGTATGGGCCCGGTCGCAAACAATGTTTACAACAGCCCGCACCTGCCTGAAACTGCCTGGCCAACCTATGCAAACTACCCGAACTACGCTCAGGTAGCTTATCCCAGCCAGTATTCAGCCAGTGCCTTCCCTTACATCGGGCCCTTCTACCCCTATCCTCAGGTTCCACTGGGATGGCGTCAGGCTCAGCTCGAATGGGATGATGGCTCATGGAAACTGAACTTCCGCCCTCGCACCGACCGCTGGTGGTGGTTCATGAATCCCAAGAACTGGTAA
- a CDS encoding SoxR reducing system RseC family protein, protein MAKASYTLREGRVYIHEKCQQSTQVNGGDFEGLCNPFNLCLGTVCAHCGGPRALSSFHWADTGEQLDDYRRRLRTKVPPIYTWWYLGISPLIGLIAGTIIGPLFLKNSSLPVAAGSALVGALIMYLIIGPKLLMLVAPKKYYKLR, encoded by the coding sequence ATGGCGAAAGCTTCGTATACCCTGCGCGAAGGACGTGTCTACATCCATGAAAAATGCCAGCAGTCGACCCAGGTCAATGGCGGCGACTTCGAAGGCTTATGCAACCCCTTCAATCTCTGCCTGGGCACTGTCTGCGCCCACTGCGGCGGCCCTCGGGCGTTGAGCAGCTTCCACTGGGCCGACACCGGAGAGCAGCTGGATGACTACCGCAGACGGCTCCGCACCAAAGTCCCCCCGATCTATACCTGGTGGTACCTCGGGATCTCCCCTCTGATCGGCCTGATCGCCGGCACCATCATCGGACCGCTGTTCCTGAAAAACAGCAGCCTGCCCGTCGCCGCCGGCTCAGCCCTGGTCGGCGCACTAATTATGTACCTGATCATTGGCCCCAAACTGTTGATGCTGGTGGCCCCGAAAAAGTATTACAAACTGCGATAA
- a CDS encoding DUF1501 domain-containing protein, translated as MTSETSESWQKAIPTRREFLQRFGGGFGALALSSLLAEELPAAEQNASPLAPRQPHFPPRAKRVIFLYMTGGVSHVDSFDHKPELIANHGKKITVDNWQGKTGEFARYLKRPNWEFRPGGESGVQISDLFPHIREVVDDLCVIRSLKSDHTNHYESTLGMHCGSWTFARPSIGSWISYGLGTVNRNLPSFVVIAPHAPYAGAQTWGSDFLPGCHQGMQMIPGNDPIPNIHRQVATSKLQELELEQLASANRKHLANRPADNALEARIRSFETAFGMQREAPEALDLSDETAATLKMYGLSAGQKTGFGWQCLVARRLAERGVRFIELIDVGSSNNWDAHGDMATHGPLAQNVDQPIAALIRDLKQRGMLDETLVVWTTEFGRTPYHEKPDHAGREHHHQVFSSWIAGGGIKGGLAYGASDEFGIDVAEDRVHVHDFHATILHQLGIDHERLTFRHAGRDYRLTDVHGDVVQDILA; from the coding sequence ATGACGAGTGAAACCAGCGAATCGTGGCAGAAGGCAATTCCAACACGCCGGGAGTTTTTGCAGCGTTTTGGCGGCGGGTTCGGTGCTTTGGCGTTGAGTTCCCTGCTGGCTGAAGAGCTGCCGGCAGCGGAGCAGAACGCCAGTCCGCTGGCGCCCCGGCAGCCGCACTTTCCACCACGGGCGAAGCGTGTGATTTTTCTGTATATGACCGGTGGGGTTTCCCACGTTGATTCTTTCGATCACAAGCCGGAGCTGATTGCGAACCACGGCAAGAAAATTACCGTGGATAACTGGCAGGGGAAGACGGGGGAATTTGCCCGTTACCTCAAGCGGCCCAACTGGGAGTTCCGGCCGGGGGGCGAGAGCGGTGTGCAGATCAGTGATCTGTTTCCTCACATTCGTGAGGTGGTCGACGATTTATGTGTGATTCGTTCGCTGAAGTCGGATCATACGAATCACTATGAGAGCACGCTGGGCATGCACTGCGGCTCGTGGACTTTTGCGCGGCCGAGCATCGGTTCCTGGATCAGCTATGGTTTGGGCACGGTCAACCGGAACCTGCCTTCGTTTGTGGTGATTGCACCACACGCGCCATATGCGGGAGCACAGACGTGGGGCAGCGATTTTCTGCCGGGCTGCCATCAGGGGATGCAGATGATTCCAGGCAATGATCCCATTCCGAACATTCACCGTCAGGTGGCGACTTCGAAGTTGCAGGAACTGGAACTGGAACAACTGGCCAGTGCCAACCGGAAGCATCTGGCGAATCGCCCTGCTGATAATGCACTGGAAGCGAGAATTCGCTCGTTCGAGACGGCGTTCGGCATGCAGCGCGAGGCGCCCGAAGCACTGGACCTGTCGGACGAAACGGCAGCGACTTTGAAAATGTACGGGCTGTCTGCAGGACAGAAGACCGGTTTTGGCTGGCAGTGCCTGGTTGCGCGGCGACTGGCCGAGCGCGGCGTGCGATTCATTGAACTGATTGATGTGGGGTCATCGAATAACTGGGACGCGCATGGAGATATGGCGACGCATGGACCGTTGGCCCAAAACGTGGATCAACCGATTGCTGCCTTGATCAGAGATCTCAAGCAGAGGGGCATGCTGGATGAGACCCTCGTCGTCTGGACGACGGAATTCGGACGGACTCCCTATCATGAAAAACCGGATCATGCGGGACGCGAACACCATCACCAGGTCTTTTCGTCCTGGATCGCCGGCGGCGGCATCAAGGGAGGGCTGGCTTATGGTGCCTCTGACGAGTTTGGAATCGATGTCGCGGAAGATCGCGTGCATGTGCATGATTTCCATGCGACGATTCTCCATCAGCTGGGAATCGACCACGAACGCCTCACGTTCCGCCATGCGGGCAGAGACTATCGTCTTACCGATGTGCACGGAGACGTTGTGCAGGATATTCTCGCCTGA